The genomic DNA GGAGAGTCTCGATGATGCTTTCCAAACGATTTTCCACGGTCACCCTCCTTTCGGTTGTTCAAAAACTCGAGATCAAGTGCTCCAACATCATCCAATGTTTGAACATTATGTTTCGTCCACTTTGAAAGAATGCCCCTTGCATAGGTCCATGACGGTTTATTTAAATCGATGGAACGTATCAATGCCTCGATGACCAGTTCTTCATCTAGAACCTTATTCCATACTTCTATTTCTTTTTTGATTTTGGAATTGGCTTTTCCGATGTGTTGTTTGTAAAAATCATATGCCTTTATACTTTTGGTTTTAAATTTATCTTTTCCGTTTTTTCTTTCAGAATCTTTTTCTATATCTTTATCTATATCTCTTTCTAATTCTTTATCTATATCTGTTGCGTTACCATCCGTTACCGTAACGTTACATGTACCGTTACCTGATTGGAGTCGCTTCTTTTCCCGGTGTCTCGCCACTCGTTCCCGGGTTTGTTTTCGGATTTTATCAAGCCCTTCGACGTTCTGATGTTTTTCCCAGTTGCTGATGGTGATGAAATGATCATCCTTAATTTCGATCATTCCGAATTCCTCAAAAGTTCTCAGGGCTAACCTGACAATATTAAGAGGACGATTGAATATCGTTGCCAGCATTTCATCGGTATAGGGGATTGTTTCATTCAAATAGATGTAACCATTGGCATTGGTCTTTCCTGCTTGTGTCAATAACTTGATCCAGATGATTAACAGTGCATCGGATTCAGGCATACACTCGATCAGTCGGATCTTTTCATCTTCAAACATTTGAGTACTCAGCTTAATCCATTTTACTTCAGGCATTTTCAACACTCCTTTTCAGGATATCTGGGAAAAGGAAAAAGATTTTATAAGCGACTGTGTATGATAAGGCAGGATTTCCAGGTGACGAGATTGAAAGAATGAGTGGTAGATTCGTGTTACATATTTCGTAAGAGGTTCATTGCAGAATTCCGAGTGTTTATAATTCGTTTTTGCTGATTCAGCAAAGTTATTCCCAAAAAAAAGCTGATTAAGATCACATCGAAGTTCTCTCGCAATCAACGGCAAGTGATGTGCTTTAAAACAATAGTCCCCCTTCTCATACTTCAAGTATGTGGAGGCATGCTTAAAGCCAAGCAATCGAGCCATATGTTGTTGCGTAATCCTGAGGTTTATCCGTCTTGATTTGATATATTTCAGATTAATATATTCCATGATCAACCTCCCTTCCCGAGATTTTTTGCTGATTCAGCAAATCCTTAACCTTATTATAATTTGCTGAATTCGCAAAATCAACCCTGTATTTGTTGTTTTAGCAAATTTATTTTTCTGGTTTAGAAAAATGGTACAATAGTTATGCTGTATTAGAAAAGGTGGGGATTCCATGTCCGTAATTGGTCATCGTATAAAAAAGCTGAGGGAACAGAGGAATTGGTCTCAACTTACTCTGTCCAAAAAGATTGGGATCAATAATAGTGTTTTGTCCCGTATTGAAGCTGGCAAGCGAAATGTTGAGGATGATCTAATAACAAAATTTGTTGAATTATTTGAGGTTACCTCTGATTATTTACTGGGGTATACAGACAATCCGGATAAAACCGTAACGAACAAATTAGATAATATTGATGAATCCGAATGGCCAGAAGCTTATAATGTGCTACGAAGAGCTAATAAGAAGCTAACAGATAAAGAGAAAAGGAAAATGCTTAGACTAATCGAAGAGCTATTTTTAGACGACGAGGAGGAAGAGCAAAAAGATGGGAAAGCAGACGAAGGTGGTACCGGAAAAAGTTAGGATGGATTTGATCAAGGAAGAAGTAAGTAAGTGCTTGCGATCCAATTCCTTTAATTCACCACCCATCAATGCCAAAGGAATCATTCAAACAGTTACCAATACCAAAATTCAAGAAACAACTGAGATTGACGATGCATTTGTCGTCTACAATAAAGAAAATGATGAATATGGCATTGTCATCAACACGGATCATGTTGAAGGCAGAATCAACTGGACGTACGCACATGAGCTTGGTCATATCCTATTGGATCATGTAGCTTATTTGAATGATTCTGATCTTACAGAAAATCAACGAAAAATCATTGAACGGGAAGCCCATGTATTTGCACGAGAGCTGTTAATGCCTGAAGAAGTACTTCGAGAGAATTTAATAGACCCCATCACTGTCCAACAAATTGGGAAATTAACTGAGTGTTTTAATGTCTCCTGGACAGCGATCATCAATCGGTTGGATGAACTAGGGATAAAATCGAGAGAAGAAATTCTAGATATGATAGAGAATCGTAATAAGACGGAGAAGTTGACTTGCACCGCGCAGGATGTATACATAAATGTAAACAAACAATTTCCTAATAATGAAATGAGATTTAAAGAATGTCCACAATGTAAAAATAATGATTTCTCCGAGCATGCTGAGTACTGTAAAAAGTGTGGATACCATTTGTATAATCAATGTGGGGAAACAGAGTGTGAAAAGATAAACGTTGTCGATGCTTTGTATTGTGAATTTTGTGGAGCCTTAACACTCCTAGGAGGTATATCAGAAGGAAAATTCACTTCTATTTAAAGTAAAAAAACTACTCATTAAGAGTAGTTAAAAAAATATATAAAACTAACTTGTCTCCAAAAAACTTTTCTTTTTGTTATCTAATTCACTAATAAGGTTGTCAATATTATCATCTTTTAAACATAAAAGACCATATAAACCTTGCAATCCTTTTACTTTTTCTATCAAATACTCAAGATAAGATTTGTCTTCATTTCCAAAGAACTTATCTAAGTTAATATAATTCTGTTTATTTATATTAATAATTTTCATACTTTCAGATACAAACCTTTGTTGTAATGCCAACAATAATACTGTTTTCTGTAAACAATATTTATATGATGCAGGGCTAAAGCTCAAGTTAATAGATAAATGTGATGTAATTTCTTTACTTAACGTTAGATCAGGAGTGGTATTTTTTCTATTTTTAAAGATATCTGTTATTTCATAATTAAGCAATTTCTGATCAAAGTTTTTAATAATTACTTTTATTAAGAAACCCGCGCAATTGTAATGACCTAATTCAATTGATTTGATAATACCAAATATCATTATTTTCACAATTTTACGTTGTATATCCTCACTTTTATGTATTTTTTGATTAGTTATTTTTTTTACACTAATTCTTTTGCTAAATTTAGTTTTTGGTATTTTATTCTCAGGTTTTCTAAGGTTTTCTTGCTCTAAACTTTTTATAAAAAATTTAAAATAATTATTTGTTATATCTGTTAGTACTTTTAAATTTCGGGTTTCTATTGAATTATAGAATAAGGCTGAAGTAAGAGTTAAAAAGTCATTCTCACTAATAAACCTCCTATTATCAAATTCATGGGCTATTAATCTTTCAAAAATATATGTAGTCCTGCTATCATTTTTCTTGTAAAGGTTCAACAATATTTTATACATTATAAAATAATAATGATTAAAGAACTCTTTAAGCATGAACTCTAGATTTTGATACCTATCATCATTCCTTTTATATACAATCCATTCAGCATAATCTTCTTTCCTCACCTGAAAAAGAAATGGTTTTATATCACAAAATGTGTCATTTATTAATTGGACTTCTTTTTCCCTACCAGTCTCTAAAGACACTTCAAGTAAGTTACTCAGATTTTTTAAAATCAAAATATAAAGATCAAAATATTTTGTTCCTGATAAAGGAACAATTTTACTAAATATTTCTTCATCTTTATTATACTCAACAAGTTTATTAAATAAAGTAGAATTAATTGTTCTTAAAGAACTACTAAAGTTATTAGTTAATTTATACTTTTCTTTAGTAATTAAAATCTGAAAGTTAATCTCTGTTGCAACTATTATATTATCTAGTTGCTTTTGAATTTCTTTAGCCTTATATGCTTCATTTTTTTCTTTTATCACCATTATCTTGTCTATTTTTTTAAAGGCCTTATTTATAAGAGAGGTATTTGTTCTAAATTCATCAATAATGTTAATATTTTTTAATATTGATCTATATGAAGTAACTGAAGAAATTATCCACCACAAACTTATTAGCATTATTGTTAATAATGCTAACGTATCTAAATTGGTTACATTCTTCGCGTTTTCTTTAGTGGATCCAGGAGTTTGAGTAGGTACTTGTTCCGAAGATAATTGGAGATGGTAACTATAAAATTGCATAGCTATTAGTAATAATATTGAAGATACTATAAAAGAAACCGTCTGCCATTTTTTCTTTCTTTTTAATAATGAGTAAGCTACTTCCCTTTGTTCCCTGTATGCAAAAATAAAAATAGTAAAACTTAATGGAATTACCACTTTATAAATGCCATTTATAATATTTATAAATCCTTCAACAAAAATATTAAATAACATGACTACCTCTCAACTATATATTCCTGTGCAAAATACGCCCTTATCTCTTGAGGATTAATTTCATTGTCACCATAATCATAAGGAGCTAGTCCTTCCCTCGCCTGTATCCAAGGAGGTTCAGTATGTGAAAGTCTTTCTAAGTCCTTACCATTATATCTCCCAAAGTTCCTCCAAACCTCATCTAATAGCTCAATTTCTACTTGAGTGAGTTCAAGAACTTCGTCATGATAATTTATGTTAATATCCTTGTAAGAAAAACCCTTAAATTCACGATAAACTTCAGGTACTACAGGACCATGAACCCAAGCTTGTATTTCCTCGTCAAATAAAGGTTCATCTGTGTCATTCAATGCCATAAAAAAGCCTTGGGCATAATATAACAACTTTTGTAATTTTAAATTTGTGATATTCTCATTAGTTCCAGGTTGACTTAAATTAATAAAATACTTTGCAACATCTATTGCACTAGCCATATACACATCACCCCCATATTAATAATTTCGACAACATATTATTCGTTTCCTCTTTATTATTGTTTATCATACATTTTATTCGTTGAATTTTCTTATGTATAGATGTTTGTATCAATGTTTCTCAAAATTATTAACTGTATAATAATTTTAGGAATCTCATTAGAACATATTTCTTATAGTTTTTGATGAAATTAAATAAATAGAGCCTCTTTAATTCTGAAATCAATTTTTCTTACTTTTCTTCTATATTGGTTATTCCCATAGTATTTACCTTCATCTATTGTACTACATTCAAAATCAATAAAAAATATGGAAAACTGATAAACAACACATAACTGCAAGTAACTGATTAAACGTGAACCATTAAAAAATCGAACTATAGCATGCTTGCAATCGCACTGGTAATGACATTAGAATCTCATTCTCAATACACCTCGCTGCGTACGTTGCGAGCTTCGTTCCTTTTCCTCGGGAGTAACTTTCGATCGCTTTGATCAAGCCGATTGTTCCGATTGAGATCAAGTCCTCGGTGTCTTCTCCTGTGTTTTCGAACTTCTTACAAATATGGGCGACTAACCGTAAATTGTGTTCAATCAGACGATTGCGTGCTTCTTCACTACCTTCCGCCATTTCCTTCAGATACCGGGTTTCCTCTTTGGGTGACAAAGGCTGTGGAAATGCATTGTTCTTCACGTAGGAGACGAAGAACATGACTTCTTTGAAGAAATAAGCCAGTGCCGCGATGATGCTTGACACACCCTCACCTCCATAGGCAGCTTTCACACATACTTATACCTATGATGGGATGGGCTTGGTTGTGTCTGTACGAGGAAAGAAATGATGAGGAGGTACCATCTTGCACTTATAAAAAAGCAAGCGGTGGCGACCCCCGCTTGCTTCGTTAACGTTACATCATGTTTATATAATAAGCTGACTTGTGACGTGCTTCTTCCATGATGGCTTCGACACGTTGTTGATGCTGCAGCTTTTCAAGATTTCTCTCTTTATTCCTGACCTTTTTCATGACCAGAATAAACAAGTGAAATGGCATCATATCGCTTCACTCCTTTTCATACCGATTCTTTCAGGTTGTATCCATCTCCGTTACAATCCAATCGAGAAATACTTTTCCTTTTATCATCCTGTTCATCCTCCTTTTTATTCGACACTACATCCAATTCATGTAGTGGAATGCTTTTTCACGTGACTCGTTATAGAATTCTTCAATTTGCTTCTGTTTGTTCGAATCTTCGTACGTCATTTCTTGCTTCAATACTTTGTGTACCATCGTTAACAAGAATAAATGGACTGGCATCATAGCGGATCCCTCCTTTCTATGATTGAACTATTGAGAAAATACCTCCTGCTTGAGCCTAATCGTTTTTCTTTGTTTCTCATTCCACATGTTGCTCTCCTCCTTTCAATTTGTTCATATAAAAACGCCACAGGATAGACCCCTGTGGCGTAAAAAAGTTAATTAACGTAAAACTCACGTCAAAAGGCATATAAAAGCCACAGGCAGTCGTCGACCTGTGGCGATTTTAACGAGTTGTCAAATTACATGTACTGCATGTCACTGGCCGAACTACTTTTATTAAGTTTGAGTTGGATTGCTTTTGTTTGAATGATCATCATTTCGTTCGACCTCCTTTAGTAATTTTAACCTGCAGAGTAAAGTATACCCATGCGCCAATGAAATGTAAACCTTAAATTGGAAAATTATTTCGTTTTTTCGAAAAATGGGTTCTTCCACTCCATCAATAGCCCATAATTCGCGGATTCAGGGTCATCTAAATAGTCCGGCAACAGCTTGACGGGTGTGCGTCCAGCTTTCATCAAGAACGTGACGACAGGATCCTTTCGCTCTCCATTCAGAATCGATTCCACATAATGTTCAGGAGTAAGTTTGTCTTTCACGCGCTCATATCCTGGCATGCGGCTGCCGCCTAGAACCGATTCAAGCTTCAGTTCCACAACTAGATGATATAAGGACTGCATCAAAAGCTTCCCTAGTCCGGTCTTCCGGTATTTAGGCCGTACACTGATATCGACCACATATAAGGCATTGCCATGTGGATCGTGGGTTACGATACTTCCGTTATCGGTGATTTCTTCCCATGTATGGTCCTGTCCTTTGTAAGTGATG from Pseudalkalibacillus sp. SCS-8 includes the following:
- a CDS encoding Panacea domain-containing protein; this encodes MASAIDVAKYFINLSQPGTNENITNLKLQKLLYYAQGFFMALNDTDEPLFDEEIQAWVHGPVVPEVYREFKGFSYKDININYHDEVLELTQVEIELLDEVWRNFGRYNGKDLERLSHTEPPWIQAREGLAPYDYGDNEINPQEIRAYFAQEYIVER
- a CDS encoding ImmA/IrrE family metallo-endopeptidase, coding for MGKQTKVVPEKVRMDLIKEEVSKCLRSNSFNSPPINAKGIIQTVTNTKIQETTEIDDAFVVYNKENDEYGIVINTDHVEGRINWTYAHELGHILLDHVAYLNDSDLTENQRKIIEREAHVFARELLMPEEVLRENLIDPITVQQIGKLTECFNVSWTAIINRLDELGIKSREEILDMIENRNKTEKLTCTAQDVYINVNKQFPNNEMRFKECPQCKNNDFSEHAEYCKKCGYHLYNQCGETECEKINVVDALYCEFCGALTLLGGISEGKFTSI
- a CDS encoding GNAT family N-acetyltransferase; protein product: MLLTQYLFQADKPLKTTIRNYTEADFNELIDIQKECFPPPFPSDLWWSEDQLGSHIRHFPQGAICAEINGEIAGSITTLIITYKGQDHTWEEITDNGSIVTHDPHGNALYVVDISVRPKYRKTGLGKLLMQSLYHLVVELKLESVLGGSRMPGYERVKDKLTPEHYVESILNGERKDPVVTFLMKAGRTPVKLLPDYLDDPESANYGLLMEWKNPFFEKTK
- a CDS encoding helix-turn-helix transcriptional regulator translates to MSVIGHRIKKLREQRNWSQLTLSKKIGINNSVLSRIEAGKRNVEDDLITKFVELFEVTSDYLLGYTDNPDKTVTNKLDNIDESEWPEAYNVLRRANKKLTDKEKRKMLRLIEELFLDDEEEEQKDGKADEGGTGKS
- a CDS encoding phage replisome organizer N-terminal domain-containing protein; the protein is MPEVKWIKLSTQMFEDEKIRLIECMPESDALLIIWIKLLTQAGKTNANGYIYLNETIPYTDEMLATIFNRPLNIVRLALRTFEEFGMIEIKDDHFITISNWEKHQNVEGLDKIRKQTRERVARHREKKRLQSGNGTCNVTVTDGNATDIDKELERDIDKDIEKDSERKNGKDKFKTKSIKAYDFYKQHIGKANSKIKKEIEVWNKVLDEELVIEALIRSIDLNKPSWTYARGILSKWTKHNVQTLDDVGALDLEFLNNRKEGDRGKSFGKHHRDSPSETSSITGGQTGRIRRRGSS
- a CDS encoding helix-turn-helix transcriptional regulator, coding for MEYINLKYIKSRRINLRITQQHMARLLGFKHASTYLKYEKGDYCFKAHHLPLIARELRCDLNQLFFGNNFAESAKTNYKHSEFCNEPLTKYVTRIYHSFFQSRHLEILPYHTQSLIKSFSFSQIS